In Marinobacter antarcticus, one genomic interval encodes:
- the hpaE gene encoding 5-carboxymethyl-2-hydroxymuconate semialdehyde dehydrogenase, whose amino-acid sequence MSDTLATNLERAQQYLERFKNNTTGHYINGEFTLGNGGREYDNLTPTDNSCIGKVMAASVADMDAACEAAENAFEAWSNTPGAERKKMLHKFADRLVERADEIAMVESMDCGQPIRFMKQAALRGAANFRFFADKVPEAQNGLALHQDEHTNYTIRNAIGPVGIITPWNTPFMLSTWKIAPALAAGCTVVHKPAELTPLSAYILAEIADEVLPKGVWNMVNGFGEDAGKRLTEHPAIKAVALVGESATGSHIMRQGADTLKRMHFELGGKNPVIVFDDADFERSLDAVVFMIYSLNGQRCTSSSRLLIQSGIRDKFIAALEQRVRNLRVGHSLDPETEVGPLVATEHFNKVLSYFDIAKKDGANIAVGGKRITDAKPELNPKGNYVEPTLFTDANNQMRIAQEEIFGPVLTAITFTTEEEAVQIANDTQYGLSGYIWTENTGRAMRMAKHVEAGMLWVNSENNRNLPSPFGGTKMSGIGRDGGDWSFDFYMETKNVCIAHGTHRVPTLGKR is encoded by the coding sequence ATGAGCGATACACTGGCAACCAACCTGGAACGCGCACAGCAGTACCTGGAGCGCTTCAAGAACAACACCACCGGCCACTATATCAACGGTGAATTCACCTTGGGTAACGGCGGCCGTGAATACGACAATCTCACCCCGACCGACAACAGCTGCATCGGTAAAGTGATGGCCGCCTCCGTGGCCGACATGGACGCTGCGTGTGAAGCTGCTGAAAACGCCTTCGAAGCCTGGTCCAACACGCCAGGTGCCGAACGCAAGAAGATGCTGCACAAATTCGCTGACCGGCTGGTTGAGCGCGCTGATGAAATCGCAATGGTCGAATCCATGGACTGCGGTCAGCCGATCCGCTTTATGAAGCAGGCCGCCCTGCGTGGCGCTGCCAACTTCCGCTTCTTCGCCGACAAGGTACCGGAAGCGCAAAATGGCCTGGCCTTGCATCAGGATGAGCACACCAACTACACCATCCGCAATGCGATTGGCCCAGTCGGCATCATCACCCCATGGAACACGCCGTTCATGCTGTCCACTTGGAAAATCGCTCCGGCACTGGCCGCAGGCTGCACCGTAGTGCACAAACCGGCTGAGCTGACCCCACTGAGCGCCTATATTCTGGCCGAGATCGCAGATGAAGTGTTGCCCAAAGGCGTGTGGAACATGGTCAACGGCTTCGGCGAAGATGCTGGCAAGCGCCTGACCGAACACCCGGCAATCAAGGCGGTGGCACTGGTTGGCGAGTCTGCCACCGGTTCTCACATCATGCGCCAGGGTGCTGACACTCTGAAGCGCATGCACTTCGAGTTGGGCGGCAAGAATCCAGTTATCGTGTTTGACGATGCCGACTTCGAACGCTCACTCGATGCTGTTGTATTCATGATCTACAGCCTGAACGGTCAGCGCTGCACCTCTTCCAGCCGTCTGCTGATCCAGAGCGGTATCCGCGACAAGTTCATCGCTGCGCTGGAACAGCGCGTGCGCAACCTGCGCGTGGGCCACTCGCTTGATCCGGAAACCGAAGTGGGTCCACTGGTTGCAACCGAACACTTCAACAAGGTTCTGAGCTACTTCGACATTGCCAAAAAAGACGGTGCCAACATCGCCGTGGGTGGCAAGCGCATCACCGATGCAAAACCCGAACTGAACCCGAAAGGCAACTACGTTGAGCCAACCCTGTTTACCGACGCCAACAACCAGATGCGCATTGCCCAGGAAGAAATCTTCGGCCCGGTATTGACTGCAATCACCTTCACCACCGAAGAAGAAGCCGTCCAGATTGCCAACGACACCCAGTATGGCCTGTCCGGCTACATCTGGACTGAAAACACTGGCCGCGCCATGCGCATGGCCAAGCACGTCGAAGCCGGCATGCTGTGGGTAAACTCCGAAAACAATCGAAACCTGCCATCTCCGTTCGGCGGAACCAAGATGTCCGGCATCGGCCGTGATGGCGGTGATTGGAGCTTCGACTTCTATATGGAAACAAAGAACGTCTGCATCGCACATGGTACTCACCGTGTACCGACTCTTGGCAAACGCTAA
- the hpaA gene encoding 4-hydroxyphenylacetate catabolism regulatory protein HpaA, translated as MAVRLFCYRRTMNDSDSSEWIPNIIMGQDYDRRYIDAPIHYDALENLAIFFGRDMPVHRHAQYLQIHYIDRGEISFHIDDKIYHVRGPSLILTPPSVPHSFLTKPDARGHVLTIHQSIVWQLLKDGLQQEMDTELSHGICIVRADLEPEQRNQWPLITQTFRNLKVEWFREHPAKRLALHSLVSLLLIQISRLSAKEAESSAVNNDDLQIFRRFSDLIEEHFREHWHLPEYTDRLGISESRLHQICQRISNRSPKKLTHDRIIQETKRLLIFSNLSSSDICYQLGFSDPAYFSHFFKRHTGVTAKRYRSQQQ; from the coding sequence ATGGCCGTCCGCCTTTTCTGTTATCGGCGCACCATGAACGATAGTGATAGCAGTGAATGGATTCCTAACATCATCATGGGGCAGGATTACGACCGCCGTTACATCGACGCGCCCATTCACTATGATGCTCTGGAAAACCTGGCCATTTTTTTTGGTCGTGACATGCCGGTGCACCGGCATGCCCAATACCTACAGATTCACTACATCGACCGGGGCGAAATCAGCTTCCATATCGATGATAAGATCTATCACGTCCGCGGCCCTAGCCTGATTCTGACGCCGCCCTCTGTACCCCACTCTTTTCTGACCAAACCCGATGCCCGCGGCCACGTATTGACCATTCATCAGTCCATTGTCTGGCAGCTGCTCAAAGATGGCCTGCAACAGGAGATGGATACTGAGCTGAGTCATGGCATCTGTATTGTGCGAGCAGACCTGGAACCCGAGCAGCGCAATCAATGGCCCCTGATTACCCAGACCTTTCGCAATCTCAAGGTTGAGTGGTTTCGGGAGCATCCGGCCAAGCGGCTGGCGCTGCATTCGTTGGTTAGCCTGTTACTGATCCAGATCAGCCGCCTGTCTGCCAAAGAGGCAGAAAGTAGCGCAGTCAATAACGATGACCTGCAAATCTTTCGTCGTTTCTCCGATTTAATCGAGGAGCATTTCCGCGAACACTGGCACCTTCCGGAGTACACCGACCGGCTGGGCATTTCTGAAAGCCGCCTGCACCAAATCTGTCAGCGCATATCTAATCGCTCACCAAAAAAACTGACCCACGACCGTATTATACAAGAAACCAAGCGACTGCTGATCTTCAGCAATCTCTCCAGCAGCGATATCTGTTACCAGCTTGGCTTCTCTGACCCTGCCTACTTTTCCCATTTTTTCAAGCGCCACACAGGCGTTACTGCAAAGCGCTACCGCAGCCAACAACAATAG
- the hpaR gene encoding homoprotocatechuate degradation operon regulator HpaR — protein sequence MRKYEDSIPLKLLKAREATMSFFRPALQSIPLTEQQWRVIRALVEHGELESKQLADLCCILSPSLTGIISRLEQQDYIHRRRSPEDQRRVLISLTDKAEQMFDSVSPSLEARYQEITKQFSKKNMQQLAELLDQLCEIKP from the coding sequence ATGCGCAAATACGAAGACTCCATCCCTCTAAAGCTACTCAAGGCGCGCGAAGCGACCATGAGCTTCTTCCGCCCGGCGCTGCAGTCAATCCCGCTCACCGAGCAGCAGTGGCGGGTCATTCGCGCACTGGTCGAGCACGGTGAGCTGGAGTCAAAGCAACTCGCTGATCTGTGCTGCATCCTTAGCCCTAGCTTAACGGGCATCATCAGCCGACTGGAACAGCAGGACTACATCCACCGTCGCCGCTCACCAGAGGATCAGCGTCGCGTGCTGATCAGCCTGACCGACAAGGCCGAGCAGATGTTTGATAGCGTTAGTCCGTCACTGGAAGCCCGTTATCAGGAAATCACCAAACAGTTCTCCAAGAAGAACATGCAGCAATTGGCAGAGCTGCTTGATCAACTCTGTGAGATAAAACCCTGA
- a CDS encoding aldehyde dehydrogenase family protein — protein sequence MLQASYPYYLANEALTPNQDLAVYDKFTGEVATRVAMADAAAIDRAIAAADAATEPMRKLPAYKRQAILNHCIKRFEERAEELAGALCIEAGKPIKDSRGEVTRLIDTFRIAAEEAVRIGGEVVPMDISPRAEGYTGMWKRVPIGACSFISPFNFPLNLAAHKVAPAIAAGCPFILKPASLTPIGAIIIGEVLAETDLPKGAFSILPCHRDGADLFTTDDRLKLLSFTGSPDVGWRLKAKAGKKPVVLELGGNAACIVDEGTDINDAVARIVFGAYYQSGQSCISVQRIMVHEKHYDEIREKLSAAVNALVHGDPKNETTFIGPMISEKEATRLHNWVLEAEESGANILAGGDRDGAMLQATLLENVDPAQNVNTQEAFGPVAILSRFTDFDAALKEVNNSDFGLQAGIFTRDIYKIQKAWNELEVGGVVIGDVPSWRVDHMPYGGVKDSGLGREGVRYAIEDMTELRLLVIRDPK from the coding sequence ATGCTGCAAGCATCCTATCCTTACTATCTGGCTAACGAAGCCCTTACACCGAACCAGGACCTGGCGGTGTATGACAAGTTCACTGGTGAAGTTGCGACCCGTGTCGCGATGGCAGATGCGGCTGCGATTGACCGGGCAATCGCAGCCGCTGACGCCGCAACTGAGCCAATGCGCAAGCTGCCGGCCTACAAGCGTCAGGCAATCCTCAATCACTGTATCAAGCGCTTCGAGGAGCGTGCAGAAGAGCTGGCTGGCGCCCTCTGTATTGAAGCTGGCAAGCCAATCAAGGATTCGCGTGGTGAAGTGACGCGCCTGATCGACACTTTCCGTATTGCGGCCGAAGAGGCTGTTCGCATCGGCGGTGAAGTAGTTCCCATGGATATCAGCCCTCGTGCCGAAGGCTACACCGGTATGTGGAAGCGCGTGCCGATCGGTGCCTGCTCCTTTATTTCGCCGTTCAACTTCCCACTGAATCTGGCAGCGCACAAGGTAGCACCGGCCATTGCAGCGGGCTGCCCTTTCATCCTGAAGCCGGCAAGCCTAACCCCGATCGGTGCGATCATCATCGGTGAAGTTCTGGCTGAAACCGACCTGCCCAAAGGCGCTTTTTCCATCTTGCCGTGTCACCGCGACGGTGCCGACCTGTTTACAACCGACGACCGCCTGAAGCTTTTGAGCTTCACAGGTTCTCCCGATGTGGGCTGGCGGCTGAAGGCAAAAGCTGGCAAAAAGCCTGTTGTTCTGGAGCTGGGCGGTAACGCAGCCTGCATCGTCGACGAAGGCACTGATATCAACGACGCTGTTGCACGCATTGTGTTCGGCGCCTACTACCAGTCCGGCCAGAGCTGCATCAGCGTGCAGCGCATTATGGTGCACGAGAAGCACTACGATGAGATACGCGAGAAGCTCTCCGCTGCCGTGAATGCTCTGGTACACGGCGACCCGAAAAACGAAACCACCTTTATCGGCCCGATGATCTCCGAGAAGGAGGCAACCCGGCTGCACAATTGGGTTTTGGAAGCTGAAGAATCCGGCGCCAACATTCTGGCTGGTGGCGATCGCGATGGCGCCATGCTGCAGGCAACTCTGCTGGAGAACGTAGACCCGGCTCAAAACGTAAACACTCAAGAAGCGTTCGGCCCAGTGGCAATTCTGTCCAGGTTCACCGACTTTGATGCGGCACTGAAGGAAGTGAACAATTCTGACTTCGGGCTGCAGGCCGGCATCTTTACCCGCGACATTTACAAGATTCAAAAAGCCTGGAACGAGCTGGAAGTTGGCGGCGTGGTGATTGGTGATGTTCCGTCATGGCGGGTAGACCACATGCCATATGGCGGTGTTAAGGACAGCGGCCTGGGTCGTGAAGGCGTTCGCTATGCGATCGAAGATATGACCGAG